In Deltaproteobacteria bacterium, a single genomic region encodes these proteins:
- a CDS encoding DUF5132 domain-containing protein encodes MNIKWEGKNVGIVEDIFKNKTLAGLAIGLGAAAVAPKLIPVLGQTVKPVAKAFIKSGFLFYEKGKEAAAELAESIEDMWAEVQAEIEEEHTKATLASQAEEGEKAS; translated from the coding sequence ATGAATATAAAATGGGAGGGAAAAAACGTGGGCATCGTCGAAGATATCTTCAAGAACAAGACATTAGCAGGTCTTGCCATCGGGCTGGGCGCCGCAGCCGTCGCCCCTAAACTCATCCCTGTCCTGGGCCAGACCGTCAAACCCGTAGCCAAGGCCTTCATTAAAAGTGGGTTTCTCTTTTACGAGAAGGGGAAGGAGGCCGCCGCAGAGCTTGCCGAGTCCATTGAGGACATGTGGGCCGAGGTCCAGGCCGAAATCGAGGAAGAGCATACCAAGGCCACTTTGGCTTCCCAGGCGGAAGAGGGTGAAAAGGCTTCCTGA
- a CDS encoding heavy-metal-associated domain-containing protein translates to MSYYLHEVAGRIRIKTPLIKKNPARAEHVSTIVRQLRGVRSVETNTTTGSILITYDKNVLHHDIILTTLENSGYFDRTKIEQEDFVSRQAAVAGEFIGKAIFGYTAEKALESMGLSFVSALI, encoded by the coding sequence ATGAGCTACTATCTTCATGAGGTTGCGGGCAGGATCCGGATCAAGACCCCATTGATCAAAAAGAATCCCGCACGGGCCGAACATGTCTCTACCATAGTGCGCCAGCTCCGGGGAGTGAGGTCCGTCGAGACCAACACCACAACAGGAAGCATCCTCATCACGTACGACAAAAACGTCCTCCATCACGACATCATCCTCACGACCCTGGAAAACTCGGGCTATTTCGACCGCACAAAGATCGAACAGGAGGATTTTGTCAGCAGGCAGGCCGCGGTCGCCGGTGAATTTATCGGAAAGGCCATCTTCGGATACACCGCGGAAAAGGCCCTTGAATCCATGGGCCTCTCCTTTGTATCAGCGCTCATATAG
- a CDS encoding Insertion element protein, with translation MEIRCPDCGSDTFYRYGKTGRGKQRYLCMSCGRQYSGSAEPKLLPGSRLVCPLCGHIMYVYRREKTCIRFRCSKYPMCKTYKKIIYMERTS, from the coding sequence ATGGAAATACGCTGTCCTGATTGCGGATCAGACACCTTTTACCGATATGGCAAGACCGGAAGAGGAAAACAACGCTATCTTTGCATGTCATGCGGCCGGCAGTATTCCGGCTCCGCAGAGCCAAAATTACTTCCGGGATCCCGACTTGTTTGTCCCTTATGCGGGCACATCATGTACGTTTACAGGCGGGAGAAGACCTGCATCAGATTCAGGTGCTCAAAATATCCCATGTGCAAAACTTACAAAAAGATCATATACATGGAGAGGACATCATGA
- a CDS encoding polyhydroxyalkanoic acid system family protein codes for MSRIVIEKRHALGVDEAWRRIVPIIEEAARTYGLDVTWEDGRCFFTGPATGHVNVSEESVRLDARLGFAALLFRSAIERQVREGLEKALSDLEDDYDLGA; via the coding sequence ATGTCCCGCATCGTGATCGAAAAAAGGCATGCACTTGGCGTCGATGAGGCATGGCGCCGAATAGTTCCGATTATCGAGGAAGCGGCCCGGACCTATGGCCTCGATGTCACTTGGGAAGATGGCAGATGTTTTTTCACCGGTCCGGCAACCGGTCATGTGAATGTGTCTGAGGAATCTGTGCGTCTCGATGCGCGGCTCGGATTTGCCGCCCTCCTTTTTCGTTCCGCCATCGAGAGGCAGGTGCGGGAGGGCCTTGAAAAGGCCCTAAGTGACCTGGAAGATGATTACGATCTTGGTGCTTGA
- the phoU gene encoding phosphate signaling complex protein PhoU produces MDRKKFVSHISEEFNVELEAIIDRTLGMGKYVATQVYDSLRVLREGDIEKAKKVIARDAEVNALDISISEACTEILATRQPTASDLRLVVTVNSIIGNLERIGDEAKKIAWLVIDNDEGCRRGEHPVTHVVMDLGENILVSLRDVLAAFEHLELEKAIAVIRADRDINDKYEALIRQLVLAMMENSRLIPCSLNMIWTARSLERIGDHIKNIGEAIIYLVKGKDIRHKPIEELNHTVLG; encoded by the coding sequence ATGGACAGAAAAAAATTTGTCTCGCACATCTCGGAAGAATTCAATGTCGAACTTGAGGCAATCATAGACCGTACCCTTGGCATGGGTAAATACGTCGCCACCCAGGTCTATGATTCACTCCGTGTCCTACGGGAAGGGGACATCGAAAAGGCGAAAAAAGTGATCGCCCGGGATGCTGAAGTCAACGCGCTCGACATCTCCATAAGCGAGGCCTGCACCGAGATCCTTGCCACCCGTCAACCGACGGCATCCGATCTTCGTCTCGTTGTGACAGTCAACTCTATAATAGGCAATCTCGAACGCATAGGTGACGAGGCAAAAAAAATCGCCTGGCTTGTCATCGACAACGATGAAGGATGCAGACGGGGTGAGCACCCTGTCACGCACGTCGTCATGGATCTCGGAGAAAATATCCTAGTTTCCTTGCGCGATGTCCTCGCGGCCTTTGAACATCTGGAGCTGGAAAAGGCTATTGCCGTAATACGTGCGGATCGCGACATCAACGACAAGTACGAAGCACTCATTCGTCAACTCGTTCTCGCCATGATGGAAAACTCGCGGCTCATTCCCTGTTCTCTCAACATGATCTGGACCGCCCGCTCCCTGGAGAGGATAGGGGATCACATCAAAAATATCGGCGAGGCGATCATCTACCTCGTGAAGGGAAAGGATATTCGCCACAAGCCCATAGAGGAACTGAACCATACCGTCTTAGGATGA